Proteins from a single region of Belliella baltica DSM 15883:
- a CDS encoding UDP-glucose dehydrogenase family protein, with protein sequence MKITVIGTGYVGLVSGACFAEVGIHVVCVDVDQKKIEGLKKGIMPIYEPGLEEIVKRNYASGRLEFTTDLGAAIQGSEVAFIAVGTPPGEDGSADLKYVLAVADEIGNTMSDYIVVATKSTVPVTTGEKVRAAIKAALEKRNSDLPFAVASNPEFLKEGAAVEDFMKPDRIVIGVDDERAEEMMKRLYKPFQLNGDRIIFMDIPSAEMTKYTANAMLATKISFMNDIANLCELVGANANMVRKGIGSDPRIGTKFIYPGVGYGGSCFPKDVKAIIKTGKQYGYDLKVLQAVEDVNDAQKHVLVKKIKAHFGEDLSGMTFAIWGLSFKPNTDDLREAPAIVIIDELIAAGAKVKAYDPIAMKEAQHIYIGDKITYARDAYDACVDADALLLVTEWSEFRIPSWEALGKLLTNKVIFDGRNIYDKKYLEELEFVHYGIGV encoded by the coding sequence ATGAAAATCACAGTTATTGGTACCGGCTACGTCGGTTTAGTATCAGGTGCTTGCTTTGCAGAAGTAGGGATTCATGTAGTATGTGTGGACGTCGATCAGAAAAAGATCGAGGGACTTAAAAAGGGAATCATGCCCATCTATGAGCCCGGACTCGAAGAAATCGTCAAAAGAAATTACGCCTCAGGCAGGTTAGAGTTTACCACGGACTTGGGCGCAGCCATCCAAGGTTCTGAAGTGGCTTTTATCGCTGTTGGTACCCCTCCAGGTGAAGATGGCTCTGCGGACTTGAAATATGTCCTGGCAGTAGCGGATGAAATCGGAAACACCATGTCTGATTATATCGTCGTTGCGACCAAGAGTACTGTTCCTGTTACCACAGGAGAAAAAGTACGTGCAGCCATCAAAGCAGCTTTGGAGAAAAGAAACTCAGACTTACCTTTTGCAGTAGCTTCTAATCCTGAATTCTTGAAAGAAGGTGCAGCGGTAGAAGACTTTATGAAGCCTGACAGAATCGTTATCGGAGTAGATGATGAAAGGGCAGAGGAGATGATGAAAAGACTCTACAAACCCTTTCAGCTGAATGGTGACCGCATCATTTTTATGGACATCCCCTCTGCAGAGATGACTAAATATACAGCGAATGCGATGTTGGCCACCAAGATTTCCTTTATGAATGACATCGCCAACCTTTGCGAATTGGTTGGTGCCAATGCCAATATGGTCAGAAAAGGAATTGGTTCAGATCCTCGTATCGGTACCAAATTCATCTATCCGGGTGTGGGCTATGGAGGTTCTTGTTTCCCTAAAGACGTCAAAGCCATCATCAAAACAGGCAAGCAATATGGCTATGACTTGAAAGTCCTTCAAGCAGTAGAGGATGTCAATGATGCCCAAAAGCATGTGCTCGTGAAGAAAATCAAAGCGCACTTCGGAGAAGACCTCTCAGGGATGACTTTCGCCATTTGGGGATTGAGTTTCAAGCCGAATACAGACGACTTACGTGAAGCCCCAGCCATCGTTATCATCGATGAACTGATCGCTGCAGGAGCCAAAGTAAAGGCCTATGACCCCATCGCCATGAAAGAAGCCCAGCACATCTATATCGGTGACAAAATCACCTATGCCAGGGATGCCTACGACGCCTGTGTAGATGCAGATGCCCTGCTTTTAGTCACCGAATGGTCTGAATTCCGCATCCCTTCCTGGGAAGCCCTCGGCAAACTCCTCACCAACAAAGTCATCTTCGACGGCCGAAACATCTACGACAAAAAATACCTAGAAGAGTTGGAGTTTGTGCATTATGGAATAGGGGTTTGA
- the cas6 gene encoding CRISPR-associated endoribonuclease Cas6 gives MRIRLIFSLKNKGAYLPFHHQYILAQFLKGLIVKGGREEFFNYNYFNFSGLKGQTKVSRSGLHYYSSLVTLVLSSPNEEFIDYLLEQVFATPKIELGNLVISPEYTEQETEPELETSNKFVCISPLVLLTPSFNDESGKRFINPDSDEFSDLLYESTLTRMERSGWYSQEQMESFYKFQVVPDMNYVNKLREQQKKFARIYSVYDMDVKYEVRGYTLPFTLYAAPEVQDFVFKCGLGAFTHKGFGMLDLANHGQAQRTEPYKFKREGFIPYKPHERQKPQELEGGEENSGTEEA, from the coding sequence GTGAGAATAAGATTAATATTTTCCTTAAAAAACAAGGGTGCCTATTTACCGTTTCACCATCAGTACATTCTGGCACAATTCCTAAAAGGACTCATCGTAAAAGGTGGTCGTGAGGAGTTTTTCAATTACAATTACTTCAACTTCTCAGGTCTAAAAGGTCAGACCAAAGTAAGTAGAAGCGGATTACACTATTACTCGAGTTTAGTCACTCTAGTGCTTTCATCACCCAATGAAGAATTTATCGACTATCTCTTGGAGCAGGTGTTTGCAACTCCGAAAATTGAGTTGGGAAATCTTGTAATCTCTCCAGAATATACGGAGCAGGAAACAGAGCCAGAATTGGAGACTTCGAACAAGTTCGTTTGTATCTCGCCATTGGTGCTATTGACGCCATCGTTCAATGATGAGTCGGGCAAGAGATTTATCAATCCAGATTCAGATGAATTTTCTGATCTGTTGTATGAATCCACGCTTACTCGAATGGAAAGATCGGGTTGGTATAGCCAAGAGCAGATGGAATCGTTCTATAAGTTCCAAGTTGTCCCTGACATGAATTATGTAAATAAGCTCAGAGAGCAGCAAAAGAAATTTGCTAGAATCTATTCTGTTTACGATATGGATGTCAAGTATGAAGTAAGAGGATATACACTTCCTTTCACCTTGTATGCAGCGCCAGAAGTACAGGATTTCGTGTTCAAATGTGGCTTGGGTGCATTCACCCACAAAGGCTTTGGTATGTTAGACCTTGCCAATCATGGCCAAGCACAGAGAACAGAACCTTACAAATTCAAGAGAGAGGGTTTTATCCCTTACAAGCCTCACGAAAGGCAGAAACCTCAAGAACTTGAAGGTGGTGAAGAGAACTCAGGAACAGAAGAAGCTTAA
- a CDS encoding glycosyltransferase, giving the protein MRKQIDFSCLMSIYQRDSARFLKEALNSINNQTLKANEIVLVKDGPVSLELDAILSEFQDKLPLKIISIDENRGLGHALSFGLNFISNDIVARMDADDISVSNRFEKQIDILIKNPEYDLVSSNIEEFNNVPGDLGIIKKVPEKHEDILKYSQKRSPFNHPSVVFRKQAVLNAGSYKSMLFFEDYYLWLRLIKSGRKFYNIQDPLLYFRVGNNMIGRRQGFKYALHEYNFFKSAYKEKLISLYDFINAVLIRFPLRLLPVSTLKFIYSSLLRK; this is encoded by the coding sequence ATGAGAAAGCAAATTGATTTTTCCTGCTTGATGTCAATTTATCAAAGAGATTCTGCTAGGTTTTTAAAAGAAGCTTTAAATAGCATTAATAACCAAACTTTAAAAGCGAATGAAATAGTCTTAGTAAAGGATGGGCCGGTAAGTTTAGAATTGGATGCAATCTTATCTGAATTTCAAGATAAGCTTCCTTTGAAAATCATTAGTATTGATGAAAATAGGGGTTTAGGTCATGCGCTTTCTTTTGGTCTAAATTTTATTTCAAATGATATTGTTGCGAGAATGGATGCTGATGATATATCGGTTTCAAATCGATTTGAAAAGCAAATAGATATATTAATTAAAAATCCTGAATATGATTTAGTTAGTTCAAATATAGAAGAGTTTAATAATGTTCCTGGTGACTTGGGGATAATAAAAAAAGTTCCAGAAAAACATGAAGATATCCTCAAGTATTCACAAAAAAGATCTCCTTTCAATCATCCTTCTGTTGTTTTTAGAAAACAGGCGGTGCTAAATGCCGGGTCCTACAAATCTATGTTGTTTTTCGAAGATTATTATCTCTGGTTACGGTTGATTAAATCAGGACGAAAATTTTATAATATCCAAGATCCTCTTTTATATTTTAGGGTTGGAAATAATATGATTGGACGTAGGCAAGGATTTAAATATGCTTTGCACGAATATAATTTTTTTAAATCAGCTTATAAAGAAAAACTAATTTCATTATATGATTTTATTAATGCGGTGTTAATTAGATTTCCTTTAAGATTATTGCCAGTTTCCACTTTGAAGTTTATATATTCTTCATTATTACGAAAATAA
- a CDS encoding phosphomannose isomerase, with the protein MFNAISKDLDKLEVFTEIKAQMESLGFTVIAQDIERPWGAFLVIEPLQVKEFQKMFFGEVTLSFDEKLSYSPKILIVAPEQKLSWQYHHRRSELWKLVEGEAAIARSQTDQENPAEDMKTGEVVTLAQGERHRLIGKNTWGIIAEIWVHTDPNNPSDESDIVRIQDDYRRS; encoded by the coding sequence ATGTTCAACGCCATCAGCAAAGACCTCGATAAACTAGAAGTATTCACTGAAATAAAAGCTCAAATGGAATCCTTGGGTTTTACCGTAATTGCGCAAGACATAGAAAGACCTTGGGGAGCATTTTTAGTCATCGAACCTTTACAAGTAAAGGAATTTCAAAAGATGTTCTTTGGAGAAGTGACTTTGAGCTTTGACGAGAAACTCTCTTACAGCCCAAAAATCCTGATCGTAGCACCGGAGCAGAAACTCTCTTGGCAGTACCACCATAGAAGATCTGAATTATGGAAATTGGTTGAAGGAGAAGCGGCAATCGCACGATCCCAAACAGACCAGGAAAATCCAGCTGAGGACATGAAAACAGGGGAGGTCGTTACTTTAGCGCAAGGCGAACGCCATAGACTCATCGGCAAAAACACCTGGGGTATCATAGCCGAAATCTGGGTTCACACCGACCCCAACAACCCGTCTGATGAATCTGATATCGTTAGAATCCAAGATGATTATAGGAGAAGTTGA
- a CDS encoding DUF3276 family protein produces MEDNRGNDREDIFSKRVKAGKRTYFFDVKSTRSNDYYLIITESKRRVNGDSFSYEKHKIFLYKEDFGKFIEALQGAVDHVKTDLLPDFDFSQFDEEEESEYDDELKWD; encoded by the coding sequence GTGGAAGACAACAGAGGAAATGACAGAGAAGATATCTTCTCAAAAAGAGTAAAGGCTGGTAAAAGAACCTACTTCTTTGATGTAAAATCAACCAGATCGAATGATTATTATTTAATCATCACAGAAAGCAAAAGAAGAGTAAATGGTGATTCTTTCTCTTATGAGAAGCACAAGATTTTTCTTTACAAAGAAGATTTCGGGAAGTTCATTGAAGCTTTGCAAGGTGCTGTGGATCATGTGAAAACAGACTTATTGCCGGATTTTGACTTTTCACAATTTGATGAAGAGGAAGAATCAGAATATGATGATGAATTGAAGTGGGATTAA
- a CDS encoding 4Fe-4S binding protein: protein MAIMITDECINCGACEPECPNTAIYEGGIEWTWAGGTTLKEVTLPDGTVVDATEKQEPVSDEFYYIVTDKCTECTGFHEEPQCAAVCPVDCCVDDPDHRETEEALLAKKVYMHGE from the coding sequence ATGGCAATAATGATAACAGATGAATGCATCAACTGCGGTGCATGCGAACCAGAATGTCCAAATACAGCAATATATGAAGGTGGAATTGAGTGGACCTGGGCTGGAGGGACTACTCTGAAAGAGGTGACTTTACCTGATGGTACAGTAGTCGATGCAACTGAAAAACAGGAGCCTGTTTCTGATGAGTTCTACTATATCGTCACTGATAAATGTACTGAGTGTACTGGATTTCACGAAGAGCCACAGTGTGCAGCAGTTTGCCCGGTGGATTGCTGCGTGGATGATCCAGACCATAGAGAAACGGAAGAGGCCTTACTTGCGAAGAAAGTTTATATGCATGGAGAATAG
- a CDS encoding AI-2E family transporter, with translation MKKVILYVSIFTILLFIVGWYFSSIAFYIIFSIIISAVLRPLTNRINSFHLLGRHIPRWFAILVSFFAVVSLFIVIGLLFIPLISAQLQVIASYDLEFLYEQIQNPAGKFEDLLRRFKLIQSEPGFLIKQVRENLISSFNILNIQGFINTVVNTTSSILIGTMAITFITFFLLLENGLLRRNIINLVPNAYFELYVSTFNKVEKLLSYYLIGLLIQMAAIFAIASIGLTILGIEYALTIAFFAAVANLIPYAGPILGATFGVIVGLTTSSYGDSSEMTFFILKILSVFSVVQLTDNIILQPLIFSKSVKAHPLEIFVVIFAGAKIAGIPGMIFAIPVYTVFRVSIMEFYKGYKAYKIFKL, from the coding sequence ATGAAAAAGGTAATTCTATACGTTTCTATTTTTACCATCCTTTTGTTTATAGTTGGATGGTACTTTTCATCTATTGCCTTTTACATCATTTTTTCCATTATCATTTCTGCCGTACTTCGTCCACTGACAAATAGGATCAATTCCTTTCATTTATTAGGAAGACATATTCCAAGATGGTTTGCCATTTTGGTTTCATTCTTTGCGGTTGTTAGTTTATTCATTGTAATAGGCTTACTGTTTATTCCACTGATTAGTGCGCAGCTTCAAGTGATTGCTTCTTATGATTTAGAATTTCTTTACGAGCAGATTCAAAATCCAGCGGGTAAATTTGAGGACTTGCTACGCCGCTTTAAGTTGATCCAAAGCGAACCAGGCTTTCTGATTAAGCAAGTGCGAGAAAACCTGATTTCCAGTTTTAACATTCTAAATATTCAAGGCTTCATCAATACGGTGGTCAATACTACGAGTAGTATTTTGATTGGTACAATGGCCATTACATTTATTACCTTTTTCCTGCTTTTGGAAAATGGATTATTGAGAAGGAATATTATCAATTTGGTTCCAAACGCATATTTTGAGCTTTATGTATCTACTTTCAATAAAGTTGAAAAGCTCCTCTCCTACTACCTGATAGGTCTTTTGATTCAAATGGCTGCTATTTTTGCGATTGCTTCCATTGGCTTGACGATTTTGGGGATTGAGTATGCTTTGACCATTGCTTTTTTTGCAGCAGTGGCCAATTTGATACCTTATGCAGGTCCGATTTTGGGAGCTACTTTTGGGGTCATTGTAGGACTGACAACCTCGAGTTATGGGGATTCCAGTGAAATGACCTTCTTTATTCTCAAAATTCTTTCCGTATTTTCGGTCGTTCAATTGACTGATAACATCATTTTGCAGCCATTGATTTTTTCTAAATCTGTAAAAGCGCATCCACTTGAAATTTTTGTTGTTATCTTTGCGGGTGCAAAAATCGCTGGCATTCCCGGGATGATCTTTGCGATTCCAGTTTATACCGTTTTTAGAGTTTCCATTATGGAATTTTACAAAGGGTACAAGGCATATAAAATATTCAAATTATAA
- a CDS encoding IS1595-like element ISBeba1 family transposase gives MTILQFNERYPDEASCIHFFKEQREREGIICKKCKSREHYWLNSLNMFQCKHCEFRTGLKNGTVMENSKLPLRIWLLAMTLVSATKKGFSCLELQRQMGHSRYETVFRLYHKLREAMGKRDSQYKLEDMVEYDEAFVSKATKSSERMKLKKGRGSQKQASVAVMAESSILEDLITGEKDKSCRYFKMVKIDNLKAKTAEKLIKGLIDKKAVVQTDESTTYSNLEDCIDVHVSELSSTKEGKFNLKWVHIAISNLKRDLQKYHMVSEKMLQNYLNEFCYKLNRRYFGEKLFDRLVIASICPYLYTSG, from the coding sequence ATGACTATCCTACAATTCAATGAAAGATATCCAGATGAGGCAAGTTGCATTCATTTCTTTAAGGAACAAAGAGAAAGGGAAGGCATTATTTGTAAGAAATGTAAGTCCAGAGAACACTACTGGCTTAATTCTCTCAATATGTTTCAATGTAAACATTGTGAATTTAGGACAGGCCTGAAGAATGGTACCGTTATGGAAAACAGCAAGTTGCCATTAAGGATCTGGTTGCTTGCAATGACACTTGTAAGTGCAACCAAGAAGGGGTTTAGCTGCCTGGAACTCCAGAGGCAGATGGGGCATAGTAGATACGAGACTGTTTTCAGGCTGTACCACAAGCTCCGAGAAGCAATGGGTAAACGTGATAGCCAATATAAACTAGAGGATATGGTTGAATATGATGAGGCTTTTGTAAGCAAGGCAACAAAATCTTCGGAAAGGATGAAGCTGAAGAAAGGACGCGGAAGTCAAAAACAAGCTTCCGTTGCTGTCATGGCTGAATCATCTATTCTTGAAGACTTAATTACCGGAGAAAAGGACAAAAGCTGCAGATATTTCAAGATGGTCAAAATAGATAACTTGAAGGCAAAAACAGCCGAAAAACTGATAAAAGGCCTGATTGACAAGAAAGCTGTGGTTCAGACTGATGAAAGTACGACTTATTCTAACCTAGAAGATTGTATCGATGTCCATGTAAGCGAACTATCCTCCACAAAAGAAGGTAAGTTCAATCTCAAATGGGTACATATAGCAATAAGTAACCTCAAAAGAGATCTGCAGAAGTACCATATGGTTTCAGAAAAGATGCTTCAAAACTATCTCAATGAATTCTGTTACAAACTAAACCGAAGATACTTTGGTGAAAAACTATTTGACAGATTGGTTATTGCAAGCATTTGCCCCTACTTGTATACAAGCGGATAA
- the ychF gene encoding redox-regulated ATPase YchF: protein MALQCGIVGLPNVGKSTLFNALSSAKAEAANFPFCTIEPNVGVVTVPDKRLQILEELVSPQRVLPTVIEFVDIAGLVKGASKGEGLGNKFLANIREVDAIIHVIRCFNDDNIVHVAGGVDPIFDKEVIDTELQLKDLESIDKKILKVEKIAKSGDAKARKELETLMTFKNALVAGKNARAVEVEKEDLEAVRDLHLLTIKPVLYVANVDEDSIHSGNEFVDKLKENVKDENAEVIILCAALEAQIAEFEDAEEKAMFLGEYGLEESGLNRLIAGAYTLLNLITYFTAGVQEVRAWTIKRGWKAPQAAGVIHTDFERGFIKAEVIKLPSYEKYKTEAACRENGKIAIEGKEYVVQDGDIMHFRFNV, encoded by the coding sequence ATGGCTTTACAGTGTGGCATCGTTGGCTTACCCAATGTTGGAAAATCTACTTTATTTAATGCTTTATCAAGTGCGAAAGCAGAGGCAGCAAACTTCCCTTTTTGTACGATCGAACCCAATGTAGGTGTGGTCACTGTACCAGACAAAAGACTTCAAATCTTAGAAGAGCTTGTTTCACCTCAACGAGTATTGCCAACCGTAATCGAGTTTGTAGATATTGCAGGTTTGGTAAAAGGAGCGAGTAAGGGAGAAGGATTGGGAAACAAATTCTTGGCGAATATTAGGGAGGTGGATGCGATCATTCATGTGATCAGATGTTTTAATGATGACAATATTGTCCATGTTGCTGGAGGAGTTGATCCGATATTTGATAAAGAGGTCATAGACACGGAACTGCAATTGAAGGATTTAGAGTCTATAGACAAGAAAATTCTGAAAGTTGAAAAGATTGCAAAGTCAGGTGATGCTAAAGCTCGCAAGGAGTTAGAGACCTTGATGACTTTCAAAAACGCTTTGGTAGCAGGAAAAAACGCGAGAGCTGTAGAGGTTGAGAAAGAAGATTTGGAAGCAGTAAGAGACTTGCATTTATTGACCATCAAGCCAGTGCTTTATGTTGCCAATGTCGATGAAGACAGCATACATAGCGGAAATGAGTTTGTGGATAAATTGAAGGAAAATGTGAAGGATGAAAATGCTGAGGTAATCATTTTATGCGCAGCTTTGGAAGCTCAGATTGCTGAATTTGAAGATGCTGAAGAAAAGGCGATGTTTTTAGGAGAATATGGCTTGGAAGAGAGTGGATTAAACCGATTGATTGCAGGCGCTTATACTTTATTAAATTTGATTACCTATTTTACTGCGGGAGTTCAAGAGGTAAGAGCTTGGACGATCAAGCGAGGTTGGAAAGCTCCACAAGCAGCTGGCGTGATACATACGGATTTTGAAAGAGGCTTTATCAAGGCTGAAGTAATCAAATTACCTTCCTATGAAAAGTACAAAACAGAGGCTGCCTGTAGGGAAAATGGTAAAATTGCCATAGAAGGTAAAGAATATGTAGTCCAAGATGGTGACATTATGCATTTTAGATTCAATGTTTGA
- a CDS encoding DUF5103 domain-containing protein: MKYIYLFLFTIFSISVNAQQALVDKVYEENIQSVRLFPKTQEFSSQMTSPVISLQAASPLLLSFDDIAYDPDMYSAKIIHCNMDWTPSDLKENDYLDQFNEFNVNDYNYSIDTRVPYIHFNFILPKVTKTGNYVIQVYRNRDQKQTILTKRFMVFDNSMQVGARIVPPSQTEFRRKQQQLNLNINYKAREVLDPRNSIKVIIRQNQRWDNVKYDLTPTMVREDLKTMEYQLFDGSNAFFAGNEFRFVDLRYVRARGNNVAKVEMKEDVVFAETLVEKARPSAAYSQYLDMNGQYAIFNFERQNYDLEGEYILTTFNLSAEGINETPYLIGALTNWENHPDSKMTLNTKTNTYESTLLLKQGWYDYQFAYLTPNGWNMSPLEGDHFETENEYEVLVYFRDVGSRYDELVGYININPNKRRL; this comes from the coding sequence ATGAAATACATTTACCTTTTTCTATTTACAATCTTTTCAATTTCGGTTAATGCACAGCAGGCTTTAGTGGATAAAGTTTATGAAGAAAATATTCAGTCTGTACGGCTTTTTCCCAAAACACAAGAGTTTAGCAGTCAGATGACTTCACCAGTGATTTCACTTCAAGCAGCATCGCCCTTATTGCTTTCTTTTGATGATATCGCATATGATCCGGATATGTACTCGGCTAAAATTATTCATTGCAATATGGATTGGACACCTTCAGACTTGAAGGAAAATGACTACCTAGATCAATTCAACGAGTTTAATGTCAATGATTACAATTATTCCATCGATACAAGAGTTCCTTACATCCACTTCAATTTTATTCTTCCGAAAGTAACCAAAACAGGAAATTATGTGATTCAAGTCTATAGGAATAGAGATCAGAAGCAAACAATCCTTACCAAAAGATTCATGGTTTTTGACAATTCTATGCAAGTAGGAGCGAGGATAGTACCTCCAAGTCAAACAGAATTTCGTAGAAAACAACAGCAGCTTAATCTCAATATCAACTATAAAGCAAGAGAGGTACTTGATCCTAGAAATAGCATCAAGGTAATCATAAGGCAAAATCAACGTTGGGACAATGTGAAGTATGACCTTACGCCAACCATGGTAAGAGAAGATCTCAAAACTATGGAATACCAACTATTTGATGGATCCAATGCATTTTTTGCAGGAAATGAATTTCGATTCGTTGATCTTAGATATGTTAGAGCTAGGGGGAATAACGTAGCCAAAGTGGAAATGAAAGAAGATGTGGTTTTTGCCGAAACTTTGGTAGAAAAAGCTAGACCTTCGGCCGCCTATTCACAATACCTAGACATGAATGGGCAATATGCAATCTTCAATTTTGAACGACAAAATTATGACCTCGAAGGAGAATATATCCTGACGACCTTCAATTTAAGTGCTGAGGGAATCAATGAAACACCCTATTTGATTGGTGCTTTAACCAACTGGGAAAATCACCCTGATTCCAAAATGACTTTAAATACCAAAACCAATACCTATGAAAGCACCTTGCTCCTTAAGCAAGGTTGGTACGATTATCAGTTTGCATACCTCACACCAAATGGATGGAACATGTCACCACTTGAAGGAGATCACTTTGAAACTGAAAATGAATACGAAGTCTTAGTCTATTTCCGAGATGTAGGCTCCCGCTACGACGAACTCGTCGGCTACATCAACATCAACCCTAATAAAAGGAGATTATAG
- a CDS encoding capsule assembly Wzi family protein, with protein sequence MTRYYINKILVAIFIVFTFNLSYAQNASTNNNKFYELNRLNQLNTDTSNNFLQNNAYQVLPENVDQIISRKGAFFKEVLPYKVSFLPITLLSQYSSKTIYPEVSRLINNLGFQSYASAGLFASLGPLSIQVQPEFIYAQNKVFNIGSQKSNNTEYLERFGEGSYQTFLPGQSSIRLSAGAFSIGASTENIWWGPGQFNSLLFSNNAFGFEHLTLNTRRPAKTFLGTFEGQVIMGRLEGSGLESPISNLLRDDSRYLNGINIVYGPKWIPGFFIGVSRVFQQYSETRGDTFRDYFPIFGGLQKERLLEDFEDPGEFDRAGRDQQLTGFVRFINKKAKAELYFEFGRRDHAFNWREAILNPEHARAYLFGFNKLLSLPNDAAFQLRTEVLQQQESINILVRYPGIGGGQNWGGHIPVRHGFTHRGQMLGPGVGPSSNVQTIEGAWVKGFKKLGIRFERLNRHQDIYTKRFNDPSEQGRWVDLSARILADWQFNNLIISSNVNFVNSLNYQWQLAPDSTPEYPKGENLFSVHSQVSLIYLFDKKK encoded by the coding sequence ATGACTAGGTACTATATCAATAAAATTCTGGTTGCGATTTTTATTGTCTTTACTTTTAACTTATCTTATGCTCAAAATGCCTCAACAAATAATAATAAATTTTACGAGCTGAATAGACTTAATCAGCTAAATACAGATACTTCAAATAATTTCCTCCAAAATAATGCATATCAAGTCCTGCCAGAAAATGTAGATCAAATAATATCAAGAAAGGGAGCTTTTTTTAAAGAAGTTTTACCTTATAAAGTTTCTTTTTTACCAATTACCCTTCTAAGTCAATATTCATCAAAAACCATTTATCCAGAAGTCTCTAGGCTCATTAATAATCTAGGCTTTCAATCCTATGCTTCTGCGGGTTTATTCGCAAGTCTAGGGCCGTTATCAATACAGGTACAACCAGAGTTTATTTATGCACAAAACAAAGTGTTTAATATAGGTTCTCAGAAATCTAATAATACTGAATATCTTGAGCGATTTGGGGAAGGATCTTATCAAACATTTCTTCCCGGTCAAAGTAGTATTAGACTCAGTGCAGGTGCATTTTCCATTGGTGCCTCTACTGAGAATATCTGGTGGGGTCCAGGGCAATTCAACTCCCTACTTTTTTCAAACAATGCCTTTGGGTTTGAACACTTAACTTTAAATACTAGGCGTCCCGCAAAAACATTTTTAGGGACTTTTGAAGGTCAAGTCATTATGGGCAGGCTTGAAGGGTCTGGCTTAGAATCACCAATTAGTAATCTATTAAGAGATGATTCAAGATACCTCAACGGAATAAATATAGTTTATGGTCCCAAATGGATCCCCGGCTTTTTTATTGGAGTGTCGAGAGTGTTTCAGCAATATTCAGAAACAAGAGGTGATACTTTTAGAGATTATTTTCCAATTTTTGGAGGATTACAAAAAGAAAGACTTTTGGAAGACTTTGAAGATCCCGGTGAATTTGATAGGGCAGGAAGAGATCAACAGCTTACTGGTTTTGTAAGATTTATAAACAAGAAAGCAAAAGCTGAGTTATATTTTGAATTTGGAAGAAGAGATCATGCTTTTAATTGGAGAGAAGCTATTTTAAACCCTGAACATGCTAGAGCCTATTTATTCGGTTTCAATAAGTTACTTTCTTTACCAAATGATGCAGCTTTTCAGTTAAGAACAGAAGTACTTCAACAGCAAGAGTCAATAAATATCCTAGTAAGATATCCTGGTATAGGAGGAGGACAAAATTGGGGTGGTCATATACCAGTTAGACATGGTTTTACCCATAGAGGTCAGATGCTTGGTCCGGGAGTTGGACCAAGTAGCAATGTTCAAACAATAGAAGGTGCTTGGGTAAAAGGGTTCAAAAAATTAGGTATAAGGTTTGAGAGATTGAATAGGCATCAAGATATTTATACCAAAAGATTTAATGATCCTTCTGAACAAGGTAGATGGGTTGACCTTTCAGCTAGAATTCTGGCCGATTGGCAGTTTAATAATTTGATTATCAGTTCAAATGTGAATTTTGTAAATTCTCTCAACTACCAATGGCAACTCGCCCCCGACAGTACCCCCGAATATCCCAAAGGAGAAAACCTATTTTCAGTTCACTCCCAAGTGAGTCTGATCTATCTTTTTGATAAGAAAAAGTAG